The Arvicola amphibius chromosome 11, mArvAmp1.2, whole genome shotgun sequence genome has a segment encoding these proteins:
- the C11H4orf33 gene encoding UPF0462 protein C4orf33 homolog, protein MDFKIENTWDGVPVRHEPVCIKLSPGDKGVKMEVSAPFFNDPPAPLGEPGKPFSELWNYEVVEAFFLNDTTEQYLEVELCPHGQHLVLLLSGRRNIWKKELELSFKAFRGETNWEGVALLPWSYFPPNVTKFNSFAIHGSNDRRSYEALYPVPQRELKQGQQPDFHRLEYFKPFSLNTLLGEEWKQPESDMWLIERPDV, encoded by the exons ATGGATTTTAAGATTGAAAACACTTGGGATGGTGTTCCAGTGAGGCATGAGCCAGTGTGCATCAAGCTGAGTCCAGGGGACAAGGGCGTGAAGATGGAGGTCAGTGCTCCGTTTTTCAATGATCCTCCAGCTCCTCTTGGAGAACCCGGAAAGCCTTTCAGTGAACTGTGGAATTATGAAG TTGTGGAAGCATTTTTCTTGAATGATACAACTGAGCAGTATTTAGAAGTTGAACTTTGTCC ACATGGACAGCATTTAGTTCTTTTACTCTCTGGAAGAAGAAATATTTGGAAA AAAGAGCTTGAGTTATCATTCAAAGCGTTCAGAGGGGAGACAAACTGGGAAGGTGTAGCTCTTCTCCCTTGGAGTTATTTTCCACCAAATGTGACAAAATTCAACTCATTTGCAATTCATGGATCAAATGATAGAAGAAGTTATGAAGCCCTTTACCCTGTGCCACAGCGTGAACTGAAGCAAGGACAACAGCCTGATTT CCATCGTCTAGAATATTTCAAGCCTTTCAGTCTTAACACGCTGCTTGGAGAAGAATGGAAGCAGCCAGAATCAGACATGTGGCTAATAGAGAGACCTGATGTGTAG